The Myripristis murdjan chromosome 6, fMyrMur1.1, whole genome shotgun sequence sequence aaaacagtgtttatatAATCCAGGACAGAGAGTGGGCCAAGCCAGCTCACAGAGGGAATTCAAAACACTGTTTCCCAAGAGGGCACcgtgaggagaaaaaaactcttccCATAAATGGGTAAAGCCAGTGAAGATATTACTGGGCATAATGGAGCAGCTGGCTGTGCTATGCAAATGTTGTACAGAGAATGGATCCAGAGGCATCAATCGGTGATTGGCTACAATCAAATCTATTGACCTCACTGACCCTAATCAGCCGCATTCAAACTGTAATCGTTTCAGAGTAAGAGTTTTCCTGCAGCATCACTGTTCAAGGGAAGTTTGTTGTGACTAAGCAGCGGCTGTCTGAGGCTTATGCTTGGCTGTGCTGTAAAAGATATGGCTCTGTGATAATAAATCAACACCACCTAGCATTCAGGCAGACGTCTCTTGTGAGTGTAAACATTTCTCTCACACTGTTTCCCAGTCTAGTGTTGGAGTGGCTGTGAAAGATGAAAGGATAatcagctctgtgttttgtcCTGCCAACAGTTGTCAAATGTCAAATCAAGACGTAGCTGCAACAGCACAGCTGCAGAAAAGGATACAAAATTCAGTTTAGTAATAAAGTGATATAGATTCTCTAGAgtaacaacctttttttttttgctgtgtgccAAAATCATAAGGCCTCAATTTAACACCATGGACCTTGGATAGCTGTGGATAGTCTAGTAGAAACATTAAATTTACAGCCCTTTCCCAGTGTTTCAAACTGAATTTATTGAATTCCCTCCTTTAACACAGTCTCTCAAAGTGTCTAgacttttttcttaaaactaTAGCAATAAATGTCAGCACAACTATTAACCTGCAGGCCTATGCTGTTCTGTGatattgttcatttttctctcactgttacccatttttcatttccactttACTGCATCACAGAGTCCTCTTGTTAAACAAATGGTTTCCTTTGTCATTATTGAAGAACAGCTGAGAAATCTCTCCACCTTCATACAGTCAGAGAAGTGGGCTGCTGGAGggagacaggagaaaaaagcaaaagggtCACGTTTCACCGGGGAAACTAATAATAAAcagtgtaataataaaatagcaaGTAAAATTAATGGAAACAGTAATAGTAAGTAAGTTAAACCAGTTTCTGAAATAGTTAACACAAGCTTCAtatgacattattattttttataattatgatcattttttatgctttctaTCCCATGGAAGGACTGGAATTTACACCTCAGGCCTCATTAGTTCCACTGTATTCATAATTTCAAGCAAAGGTTATATCctattttgaacattttttgctATGTAGAGTCGTAAAGAACCTGAACCTTAGCCCCACATGCACTGTATACTGTACAAACTCGGAGGGCCTGGGCTCTCTGCCCCATCACAGTCCTTGTCCAGACTTTGCCTTGCCAGTTCTATTCTCTTCTTTGAGGATTAGTGCTGTCTGAATAAAGTCaataagatattaaaaaaaaattcgaTTAGTATGTCTAACGTGGCATTACATTTGAATCAAGCAGACCCCTGGGATAAGTACACAACCTGACCTCACATTCCTGACTTTCATCACTCAGAAGCCAAACTAAATCACAAGgcttacagcaaaatgaaatatatcCTTACAAATCCCTGTAAGAAACTCTTGGCTCCACCCCAGCAACCAATATTATGCTTCAAATGCATATTTTGACCTGTCACATGTGTCACTCACATGTTTGTAGACCTACAGACAGGAAGCATGGGAATTGCCTGCCAAAGCAACtgtcacacacatgtatatcTCAGGCAATGATATACAGGGAGAGAAAACTTGTGCTTATCATTACAACATGGAATGAGAATGTATTCCAAATGGTCTGCATTAGGTGATTTGATTAGGTTGAGAACAATTTGGAAAATAATAGTAGGATAACAAAGTGACATGTAAATGATTTCATTATAAAGCTTTCTCTGGTACATGCCGTTTCATTGCCGATTTAGAACTGCAACTGTTGACTCTTAGACAATGTTATGAAATGGAAGTAATTTACCATTTACTCACGCTATCCTGTTCCCTCACCCACTACCTCATGGACATTGCTTATTGAgcaacacatccacacaaagtCCTCCTCTAATGCcctttgcttttttcatttgcCTCCCTCCCAAAGGGTGTCACTCCCCCTCACAGACGCCACTCTTGCTTGAAGAACTACATCagttctccctccctccccttttccttctcttcttaCCTCCTCCTCTTAGTGTCACAGCTCAGAAACTGAGGTGGGTCTTTGGCTCTCTACTCTTTACTCTCAGGACGCGATGTGGTTAACAGCATTATGCATATGTGGGACTGTGCTGGCCCTCTCCAACCTGTCTTGGGCCACAGAAAACCCTGTTGAAGGAGCCCTCCTTTGGACTAAAGGACGTGGACCCTGTGTTGTGACTCTGAGACCTGCGGGACCATGCGGACGGGGCCAGGATGAGGGTACGTGCCCCTACCGACTCATTCTGCCACCACTGACCATCCATTTGCCAAAACAGCTCAGAGAGCTGGAGACGATAGTGATGGAGGTACAGAAGCTGAAGGACAATGTGGATCAACTGAGGAGGATGTGTGCAGATTGCGCACTAAGCCAAAAtgaggaggagagtgaaagACCAAGGGAGAAAGGGCATGAGAAGCTGAAACAGGGTAAGGAAAAACACAAGGATGAGAGGAACTGGATGAATGAGAGAGATgctgagagacaaaaagagaatgAGCCAGATTTAGTGACGGAATTTGGGACTGATACAGTTAAAGAGGAAAAGGCGACTACGGAGGGAGATGGGGGCACTGATTTAGAGAAGAGAAGGACtttggaggaaaaagagagagagaaactggacacagagacagatgatgttgtcaaaaaagaaaatgataaagaaaaaattatgaaagaagagaaagagaacgaTGAAAAAAtccaaagagagacagaggggacaCAAGAAAATGATGACTTATGGCAGGAAAAGGCACGAGTTGGTGGAGGAAAGGAGACAATAGtgggtaaagagagagaaaaagctgttggcaaaagtaaggacaagaggaaagaaacagtgcttaagaaagaaaaagatggtACAGGAATCACcagtggagagggagagcgtCAGTCAGAGAATGGAAAGGACAAGTACATGAAAAGTGATGTCAAAAATAAGGAGAAGATAAAGACAGAagaacattttcatcatttgcaGCCAGATAAAAATGAGACAATGAGTGAGATAGAGAAGACGACCCGCAGTGAAGAAGAATGGGACATTGGGAGAATAAAGATATCTGAAGACGATGGGCATacaaataaagagaaacagaaacacagagaggagaaggaaaaggaaattgAAAAGGAACGAATAATGGAGAGAAATAATGAGAAACCAAAGCAGACTGAAAGCATcaggaggacagaaaaagagagcaccataaaaaaagggaaggaggaggaggaggagggggaaagggAGATGGAAAAGGAGATCAAACCCGAGACAGTAAAAACAGTCCAGAGtgtgcagagagacagtgatGGAGAAGTGGCGTCCAGCAAAGCAAGTGAGTGGACAGACTTTGTGTCACCCAGTCCAAGCCTTCACTCTGCTGTCAGCTTAGCTCCAAGGCCTGACTTCACAGACTTGAAAGAGACTTTAACAATCTCTACATCACCATTTCCATCTATGCCCAGCTCCAATTCACATTTTACTACAGACACCAAGACTGGATACAGTCATAGctctcacagacagacaagcataACTGATGAGATAAGTGAAGCTCATCATTCAAGCTCTGCCTTCACATCGGGCACAAGGGCTGCAGGCATTGACCCCTCTCCAAACAAGCAAAGGATCGATACTGTTCACAAGGGAACCACAACAACTGTATCTGGACTACTAACCCAAAGCCCAAGCGTTAGTTATAGCAGCTCTGGGCATGTACTTCCTACTCAAAAAACCAAGACATGGTCCACAACAAGAAAAATGATGGTAAGATTTCAAAAAACAACCCAGAGACCCAGACAGCAAACACACCCTAACCCAGACTTTCCCCTTGGGACCACCACAAGTCTACCAGCAGTCATTGCCATGACTAGATCATTGGCTAGTCCTGAACCAAAGATGAACATCCCCAAGAATAGCATCAGCTCTGCAACCAGTCTGACACCAAGGGCTTGCTGCCAAGATAGCATTAGCTCGACAGCAGCTACAACCACCACTAATCCCAGTCAGAAATTACACACTACTACAGTCGTAAGAGACCCAGACCTCATTCAATGGGCAAATACAAAGactatcagcacaaaaactaaaaCGAGCACAAAACCCATACCAAGCCAAGGACCAAGGCCTGCCCAAGAGCATAAACCTGGGGTTAAGCAATTACCCGATCAAGAGACAAAATCTGACTTTGACCTTGAATCTGATCGAGCTTCTTTAACTGACCAAAAGGTCATGCCTGTACAAAATCCTAGGCCTTCCCACCAAAAACCCATTGCTGACCTAAAACCTAAACCTGGTAAATTATCCAAACCTGGGCAAATTCCAAAGCCTGACCAAAGACCTAAACCTGATCTTTTGTCAACTGATCAAAAtcccaaaaatgacaaaaccacTAATTATAATCAATACCATATAACTGATCAAAAATATATACCTACCCAAAAGCCAAAATCCTATCAAAAGTCTACGCTTCCTCCTCCTAAGCAATCTCATCAAAAGCCTTTAACTTTTACCAAGACCAATTCTGAACAAAGGCCCACACCTGACGAAGACACTATTACTGTCCAAGGGCCTGAAACCAATGAAGACTCAATAGTTAATCCAAAGTTAAAACCTAAACAGGAGCCTGTACATCCTCTTGAAACCCATAAAAACTACCAAATAGTAAAATCtgataaaaagacaaaacatgaCCAAGAACCTATTATTGAATCAATGACAAATTCTGATCGAGATTCTTTACCTGATAAACAGCCTACATCTGTCCAAGGCTCAACACCTGATCAAAAGCAACAACCCCATCATGCTCCTATGCCCCCCTATCAAAGGCCTAAACCCAAACAGAAAATTGCTGTAATAAACCAAAGGCCCCATCCTGACCAAAAGTCTATAATTAAACCAGGACCAAAACCTGACCAAGAGCATGTTACTGAATCAATGGCAAATTCTGATCGAGATTCTTTACCTGATAAACAGCCTACATCTGTCCAAGACTCAACACCTGATCAAAAGCAACAACCCCATCATGTTCCTAAGCCCCCCTATCAAAGGCCTAAACCCAAACAGAAAATGGCCGTAACAAACCAAAGGCCCCATCCTGACCAAAAGTCTATAATTAAACCAGGATCAAAAGCTGACCAAGAGCCTGTTACTGAATTAGAACTGAACCAAAAGTCCATAACTGACCATGGACCAGGCCTTGAAAAAAGTCCAAAATTGAATCTTGGGCCAAAACATGACCAAGAACCTGTTACTGAAGCAGGGGCAAATATTGATCAAGAGCCTTTACCTGATGAACAGTCTACATCTGTCCAAGGCTCAACACCTGGTCAAAAACTGCAACCCCATTATGCTCCTATGACGCCTTATCAAAGGCCTCAAACTGACCAGAAAATTGCTATCACAAGCAAAAAGCCTCAACCTGACCACAAGTCTATGATTAAACCAGGACCAAAACCTGACCAAGAGCATGTTACTGAATTAATGACAAATTCTGATCAAGATTCTTTACCTGATCAACAGCCTACATCTGTCCGACACCCAACACCTGGTCAAAAGCAACAACCCGATCATGCTCCTATGCCCCCCTATCAAAGGCCTAAACCCAAACAGAAAATTGCTGTAACAAACCAAAGGCCTCGTCCTGACCAAAAGTCTATAATTAAACCAGGACCAAAACCTGACCAAGAGCCTGTAATTGAATTAGAACTGAACCAAAAGTCCATAACTGACCATGGACCAGGCATTGAAAAAAGTCCAATATTGAATCTTGGGCCAAAACATGACCTAGAGCCTGTTACTGAATCAGAGGCAAATATTGATCAAGATCGTTTACCTGATAAACAGTCTACATCTGTCCGACACCCAACACCTGGTCAAAAGCTACAACCTCATCATGCTCCTATGACACCTTATCAAAAGCCTAAACCCAAACAGAAAATTGCCGTAACAAACCAAAGGCCCCATCCTGACCAAAAGTCTATAATTAAACCAGGACCAGAACCTGACCAAGAGCCTGCTACTGAATTAGAACTGAACCAAAAGTCCATAACTGACCATGGACCAGGCCTTGAAAAAAGTCCAATATTGGATCTTGGGCCAAAACATGACCAAGAACCTGTTACTGAATCAGAGGCAAATACTGATCGAGATCCTTTACCTGATGAACAACTCACATCTGTCCAACACCCAACACCTGGTCAAAAGCTACAACCCCATCATGCTCCTATAACACCTTATCAAAAGCCTAAACCCAAACAGAAAATTGCCGTAACAAACCAAAGGCCCCATCCTGACCAAAAGTCTATAATTAAACCAGGACCAGAGCCTGACCAAGAACCTGTTACTGAATTAGAACTGAACCAAAAGTCCATAACTGACCATGGACCAGGCCTTGAAAAAAGTCCAATACTGAATCTTGGGCCAAAACATGACCAAGAACCTGTTACTGAATCAGAGGCAAATATTGATCGAGATCCTTTACCTGATGAACAGCTCACATCTGTCCAACACCCAACACCTGGCCAAAAACTGCAACCCCATCATGCTCCTATGACACCTTATCAGAGGCCTAAGCCCAACCAGAAAACtactaaaacaaaccaaaggcCCCATCCTGACAAAAAATTGACAATTAAACCAGGACCAAAACCTGACCAAGAGCATGTTACTGAATTAATTACAAATTCTGATCGAGGTTCTTTACCTGATAAACAGCCTACATCTCTCCGAGATCCAACACCTGGTCAAAAGCAGCAACCTGATCATGCTCCTATGCCCCCCTATCAAAGGCCTAAACCCAAACAGAAAATTGCTGTAACAAACCAAAGGCCCCGTCCTGACCAAAAGTCTATAATTAAACCAGGATCAAAAGCTGACCAAGAGCCTGTTACTGAATTAGAACTGAACCAAAAGTCCATAACTGACCATGGACCAGGCCTTGAAAAAAGTCCAAAATTGAATCTTGGGCCAAAACATGACCAAGAACCTGTTACTGAAGCAGGGGTAAATATTGATCGAGAGCCTTTACCTGATGATCAGCTTACGTCTGTCCAAGACCCAACACCTGGTCAAAAGCTACAACCGCATCATGCTCCTATGATGCCTTATCAAAGGCCTCAACCTGACCAGAAAATTGCTATCACAAGCAAAAAGCCCCATCCTGACCAAAAGTCTATGATTAAACCAGGACCAAAACCTGACCAAGAGCATGTTACTGAATTAATGACAAATTCTGATCAAGATTCTTTACCTGATCAACAGTCTACATCTGTCCGAGACCCAACACCTGGTCAAAAGCAACAACCCGATCATGTTCCTAAGCCCCCCTATCAAAGGCCTAAACCCAAACAGAAAATGGCCGTAACAAACCAAAGGCCCCATCCTGACCAAAAGTCTATAATTAAACCAGGATCAAAAGCTGACCAAAAGCCTGCTACTGAATTAGAACTGAACCAAAAGTCCATAACTGACCATGGACCAGGCATTGAAAAAAGTCCAATATTAAATCTCGGGCCAAAACATGACCAAGAACCTTTTCCTGAATCAGAGGCAAATATTGATCGAGAGCCTTTACCTGATGAACAGCTTACATCTGTTCAAGACCCAACACCTGGTCAAAAGCTACAACCCCATCATGCTCCTATGACACCTTATCAAAGGCCTAAACCCAACCAGAAAACtactaaaacaaaccaaaggcCCCATCCTGACAAAAAGTTGACAATTAAACCAGGACCAAAACCTGATCAAATACCTATAACTGatccaaatcttggcaaaattTCTAAACTTGATCAAAAACATCCCCGATTTCCAACAAACCAAAAGACTAGACCAGATGTAAAGCCACAACTTAAGCAAGATCCTGCATTTGACCAAGAGCCTAAAACTGATGGAATGCATACACCCACTAGGCCTGACCAAATGTCTAAGCTAAACCCCAAGCCTATATCTGGGAAAAATGTTGAACCAgtatcaaacaaaaaaacaaaacctgggCCCCCACTCAAACACTGGCAACCAACAAGACCTAGAACCAAGCCAGGAATATCACCAGCCATGAAGCCAAGACCTGCAGGGAAACCGAAGCAAAGCCCAAACGTCAAAGCATATTCTGATTCCTCTCCAATCAACAGGGCAACTTCAGACAGCATCCAAAACTCTCAAACTGATATGCCACCCACTTCTAGCCCTGTAAAAAAGATTACTGAACTGAATCTTTCTCAAGAGGATAGAGTGTTAAGAACTAATACAATGAAAACTATCACCTTGGGTCCAAAGACCTCTACTAGCCCCTTCCTCGAGGTTCGCCTCTTCCCTCACCTTCGCACTGTCACCAGGGGATTTACAGCTCACCCCACCAGCAGGATCATGTCTGATCCAAGCCCACAAACATCCAGTCAAGCACCCTCTATCACAAGGATCACAAGACCAACCAAACGTCCTCTTGATATTCTTCACCCAAGTATTATCCCACACATCAGCCCAGGatccacaacaccaaaaagtCCTGGGACTAACAGTGGCTCTAGCTTACAGGCTAAGATAATTCCCAGTCTACAAGAAACAGCACCCAGCTACACTGCTAAACCGGACAAAGTGACAGTCCTCAGCCATGGTCCAAAACATAAACTCGGTCGCCAAACTATCTCTACTCTCAAACCACATCTCATCTCTGACTTAAGATCGACGACCCCTGCCACCTCTACTCCTGAACCTCTTATTCCCAATCCCTTTCTTGATTCCACCACTCCAAGTGCACGAGAACTGCGTGTCAAGATCAACCAGGTGGCTGCTTTCCTAAATAACAGTCCTAATGGAGGGCCACAGGACAGGCATCTGAAGAGCCATCCAAAAGAAGACCACGAGGGGAATGAGGAGGGCAGCAAGGCCGACAGGATACACAGCCAGATCCCAGCACTGCAGTCATCTAAAGGCAAGAGATAAAGTTTGCATAATGTCACAGAATATGATCAAGTTTAATCTCTATATGCATACACTGCACTACCATGAATTTATAGAAAGTGTACACCTAAAATTCTGAGTATGTAGTTATTATAATTGTGACTGTTGTTGGCTGTATTAGGCTTGTATTTTgtatagaaaaagaaaatagccAAACAAAAAAGTACTGCTTTTGATTATTTCATACAATAATACATAATTTTATATAATAATCAAATGGCTGTCTGGTGTTTCAGTCAGCTAAATGTAATGCTTTAATACTTACTAAACAACCTAGGAACACACAAATTAAGTTGAGAGAGAAACCTTTTgagaaacaaaaattaatttcTATGAAATTTACAACCTTGGAAAAAAGTGAATGTCTTTTAATGACAATTTCtctaatttgtttgattttaaaagGAAGTTTGattgtgtatatgtatttttaattttatttctagaGTAATTGCTTTGACATCATTGATACAAAGTGTTAAGAGAATTATAAGTGAGAAGATCACATGGCAAAGACTAATCACTAATGAGTGTAGTATAATACAAATATGAGCCTCCGTAATAATCTGGAGGGCTGAGATCATCATATTTGCAACATAAATTGTGGCTAATTTTTGTCATATGAagaatttgcatgtgtgtgcaagtccAAATGTCCATGTGCAAGTGGTGAGTAGGAATCAAACCACA is a genomic window containing:
- the LOC115360188 gene encoding proteoglycan 4-like, with translation MAVTNQRPHPDQKSIIKPGSKADQKPATELELNQKSITDHGPGIEKSPILNLGPKHDQEPFPESEANIDREPLPDEQLTSVQDPTPGQKLQPHHAPMTPYQRPKPNQKTTKTNQRPHPDKKLTIKPGPKPDQIPITDPNLGKISKLDQKHPRFPTNQKTRPDVKPQLKQDPAFDQEPKTDGMHTPTRPDQMSKLNPKPISGKNVEPVSNKKTKPGPPLKHWQPTRPRTKPGISPAMKPRPAGKPKQSPNVKAYSDSSPINRATSDSIQNSQTDMPPTSSPVKKITELNLSQEDRVLRTNTMKTITLGPKTSTSPFLEVRLFPHLRTVTRGFTAHPTSRIMSDPSPQTSSQAPSITRITRPTKRPLDILHPSIIPHISPGSTTPKSPGTNSGSSLQAKIIPSLQETAPSYTAKPDKVTVLSHGPKHKLGRQTISTLKPHLISDLRSTTPATSTPEPLIPNPFLDSTTPSARELRVKINQVAAFLNNSPNGGPQDRHLKSHPKEDHEGNEEGSKADRIHSQIPALQSSKATMRRDCSDLLIRGEKKSGVYQVTPDLHHGTFPVLCDMETKGGGWTVLQRRQDGSVSFNRGWAEYRSGFGELNGGEFWLGNDQIHVLTRDRDMILRVDLEDFNGLKAYAEYGHFRVASERQRYRLAVGSYSGSAGDALHFSIRYDHNNRAFTTPDRDHDRYPSGNCGAYYSSGWWFDACMAANLNGKYYAGKYKGIRDGIFWGTWHNISTEYYPTSDRQSFKTVQMMIRPKGFAP
- the LOC115360186 gene encoding uncharacterized protein LOC115360186, yielding MTNSDRDSLPDKQPTSVQGSTPDQKQQPHHAPMPPYQRPKPKQKIAVINQRPHPDQKSIIKPGPKPDQEHVTESMANSDRDSLPDKQPTSVQDSTPDQKQQPHHVPKPPYQRPKPKQKMAVTNQRPHPDQKSIIKPGSKADQEPVTELELNQKSITDHGPGLEKSPKLNLGPKHDQEPVTEAGANIDQEPLPDEQSTSVQGSTPGQKLQPHYAPMTPYQRPQTDQKIAITSKKPQPDHKSMIKPGPKPDQEHVTELMTNSDQDSLPDQQPTSVRHPTPGQKQQPDHAPMPPYQRPKPKQKIAVTNQRPRPDQKSIIKPGPKPDQEPVIELELNQKSITDHGPGIEKSPILNLGPKHDLEPVTESEANIDQDRLPDKQSTSVRHPTPGQKLQPHHAPMTPYQKPKPKQKIAVTNQRPHPDQKSIIKPGPEPDQEPATELELNQKSITDHGPGLEKSPILDLGPKHDQEPVTESEANTDRDPLPDEQLTSVQHPTPGQKLQPHHAPITPYQKPKPKQKIAVTNQRPHPDQKSIIKPGPEPDQEPVTELELNQKSITDHGPGLEKSPILNLGPKHDQEPVTESEANIDRDPLPDEQLTSVQHPTPGQKLQPHHAPMTPYQRPKPNQKTTKTNQRPHPDKKLTIKPGPKPDQEHVTELITNSDRGSLPDKQPTSLRDPTPGQKQQPDHAPMPPYQRPKPKQKIAVTNQRPRPDQKSIIKPGSKADQEPVTELELNQKSITDHGPGLEKSPKLNLGPKHDQEPVTEAGVNIDREPLPDDQLTSVQDPTPGQKLQPHHAPMMPYQRPQPDQKIAITSKKPHPDQKSMIKPGPKPDQEHVTELMTNSDQDSLPDQQSTSVRDPTPG